From Acidipropionibacterium acidipropionici, one genomic window encodes:
- a CDS encoding response regulator transcription factor, with the protein MRIVIADDSALIREGLRLILEDAGHEVVATAGSEPELVAEALRTRPDLTIADIRMPPHHTDEGLRAVKRIRSEWPGAPVLLLSQYVVVSYAEELMASGSQATGYLLKDRVSDIDAFTDAVDRVASGGLVMDPEVVSQVISAQRHTPLDTLTAREREVLELIGQGLTNAAIAEHLVVTDGAVEKHIQRIFAKLGLSADANVHRRVMAVLTLQNG; encoded by the coding sequence ATGCGAATCGTGATCGCCGACGACTCGGCGCTCATCCGGGAGGGTCTGAGACTGATTCTGGAGGACGCCGGCCACGAGGTGGTGGCCACGGCCGGTTCCGAGCCCGAGCTCGTCGCCGAGGCGCTGCGCACCCGCCCCGATCTCACCATCGCCGACATCCGGATGCCCCCGCACCACACCGACGAGGGGCTGCGGGCGGTCAAGCGGATCCGCTCGGAGTGGCCGGGCGCACCGGTGCTGCTGCTCAGTCAGTACGTCGTGGTGTCCTACGCCGAGGAGCTCATGGCATCGGGGTCGCAGGCCACCGGCTACCTCCTCAAGGACCGGGTCTCCGACATCGACGCCTTCACCGACGCCGTGGACAGGGTCGCCTCCGGAGGCCTGGTGATGGACCCGGAGGTCGTCTCCCAGGTGATCTCGGCGCAGCGGCACACGCCGCTGGACACGCTGACCGCCCGGGAGCGCGAGGTCCTCGAACTCATCGGTCAGGGCCTCACCAATGCCGCGATCGCCGAGCATCTGGTGGTCACCGACGGCGCCGTGGAGAAGCACATCCAGCGGATCTTCGCCAAGCTGGGGCTGTCCGCCGACGCGAATGTGCACCGCCGGGTGATGGCGGTGCTCACTCTGCAGAACGGCTGA
- a CDS encoding TetR/AcrR family transcriptional regulator: protein MGSREQLVDAMSDLLWERGYAATSPRAVRERCGVGQGSMYYHFPSKRDLGVAAVEHNCSTLLPGSVDILEGPGSPLERLIGYLTRDDHEPLKGCKVGRLTQDPEVVSDPALLAPVKNSFATIHTMLAGVIAEAMDAGELPDSLDADHLADLMTTSIQGGYVLAIAAQDRAPFDSARAGAVDLLRAVSMTPSPQTSRKDS, encoded by the coding sequence GTGGGATCGAGAGAGCAACTGGTCGATGCGATGAGCGACCTCCTGTGGGAGCGCGGATACGCCGCGACGAGCCCCCGCGCGGTGCGCGAGCGCTGCGGGGTGGGGCAGGGGAGCATGTACTACCACTTCCCCTCGAAGCGGGATCTGGGCGTGGCGGCCGTGGAGCACAACTGCAGCACCCTGCTGCCCGGCTCCGTCGACATCCTGGAGGGCCCCGGTTCGCCGCTGGAGCGACTCATCGGCTACCTGACGCGCGACGACCACGAGCCGTTGAAGGGCTGCAAGGTCGGCCGTCTCACCCAGGACCCTGAGGTGGTGTCCGATCCGGCCCTGCTGGCACCGGTCAAGAACTCCTTCGCCACCATCCACACGATGCTGGCGGGGGTCATCGCCGAGGCGATGGACGCCGGGGAGCTGCCCGACAGCCTGGACGCCGACCACCTGGCAGACCTCATGACCACATCGATCCAGGGCGGCTACGTCCTGGCGATCGCGGCGCAGGACCGGGCCCCCTTCGACAGTGCCCGGGCCGGAGCGGTCGATCTGCTCCGGGCTGTGTCGATGACCCCATCACCGCAGACCTCACGAAAGGACAGCTGA
- a CDS encoding alpha/beta hydrolase encodes MGTDHPTHRPVSRLARAVMSLFAAPRVNMREDYEKVRRLQRQMAALPAMRYHDLDREVRSADGGHSIPVRVFEPSAVRRDEVLLFFHGGGWVTGDIDSYTPACLTMAELTGAVVASVDYRLAPEYPFPAGLEDCHRIARLVLDEPDIAGVADPSRIVMVGDSAGANLAAVTNLMLREQHSAMPGRQVLLYPVTHWDHDPQTSPFASVREHGADYRLTNTEVQDYLELYAPDPAQRRSPRVSPLMATDLSGQPDTLLISAELDLLCDEGEAYGRRLQEAGNRVRIHRVPGALHGFITLPRFARPLREAYEQINAFLDEDAGGERP; translated from the coding sequence ATGGGAACCGATCATCCGACCCACCGGCCCGTCAGCCGGCTGGCGCGCGCCGTGATGAGTCTCTTCGCCGCCCCACGGGTCAACATGCGCGAGGACTACGAGAAGGTCCGGCGGCTGCAGCGCCAGATGGCCGCCCTGCCGGCGATGCGCTACCACGACCTGGACCGGGAGGTGCGCTCGGCCGACGGCGGCCATTCCATCCCGGTCCGCGTCTTCGAACCGTCTGCGGTGCGCCGCGACGAGGTGCTGCTCTTCTTCCACGGAGGGGGATGGGTCACAGGAGACATCGACTCCTACACCCCGGCCTGCCTCACCATGGCCGAGCTCACGGGGGCCGTCGTCGCGTCGGTCGACTACCGGCTCGCCCCCGAGTACCCCTTCCCGGCGGGCCTGGAGGACTGCCACCGGATCGCCCGGCTGGTGTTGGACGAGCCCGACATCGCCGGAGTCGCAGATCCGTCGCGGATCGTCATGGTCGGCGACTCCGCCGGCGCCAACCTGGCCGCCGTCACCAACCTCATGCTGCGCGAACAGCACTCGGCGATGCCCGGCCGTCAGGTCCTGCTCTACCCGGTCACCCACTGGGACCACGACCCGCAGACCTCCCCCTTCGCCTCGGTGCGCGAGCACGGCGCCGACTACCGGCTCACCAACACGGAGGTCCAGGACTACCTTGAGCTCTACGCCCCCGACCCGGCACAGCGCCGCAGCCCGCGGGTCTCTCCGCTGATGGCCACCGACCTCTCCGGCCAGCCCGACACGCTGCTCATCAGCGCCGAGCTGGACCTGCTGTGCGATGAGGGGGAGGCCTACGGCAGACGCCTCCAGGAGGCCGGCAACCGGGTGAGGATCCACCGGGTGCCCGGGGCCCTCCATGGGTTCATCACCCTGCCTCGTTTCGCCCGGCCGCTGCGTGAGGCCTACGAGCAGATCAACGCCTTCCTCGATGAGGACGCCGGTGGGGAGCGGCCATGA
- a CDS encoding type 1 glutamine amidotransferase domain-containing protein encodes MSELTGKKILIISTNYGTETDEIGKPLEYLKEQGAEVTVAAPEVSPIQTLKGDREPGPTVDPDLALASAKAEDYDAVVIPGGTINADGLRVDRDAQRIVAGVAGAGKVVAAICHGPWLLINAGVAKGKTLTSYPTLQADLANAGATWVDEEAKVCPANGYTLITSRTPNDLPAFNRQILAALS; translated from the coding sequence ATGTCCGAACTGACCGGCAAGAAGATTCTGATCATCTCGACGAATTACGGCACCGAGACCGATGAGATCGGCAAGCCGTTGGAGTATCTCAAGGAGCAGGGCGCCGAGGTGACGGTCGCCGCTCCCGAGGTCTCCCCGATCCAGACCCTCAAGGGGGACCGGGAACCCGGCCCGACGGTGGATCCCGACCTGGCACTGGCCTCGGCGAAGGCCGAGGACTACGACGCGGTCGTCATCCCGGGCGGCACGATCAATGCCGATGGCCTTCGTGTCGACCGGGACGCCCAGCGGATCGTCGCCGGTGTGGCCGGGGCTGGCAAGGTGGTGGCGGCCATCTGCCACGGGCCCTGGCTGCTCATCAATGCCGGTGTCGCCAAGGGCAAGACGCTCACCTCCTACCCGACCCTCCAGGCCGACCTCGCCAATGCCGGAGCCACCTGGGTCGACGAGGAGGCGAAGGTGTGCCCCGCCAACGGATACACCCTCATCACCTCGCGGACCCCGAACGATCTGCCGGCCTTCAACCGTCAGATCCTCGCCGCGCTGAGCTGA
- the gap gene encoding type I glyceraldehyde-3-phosphate dehydrogenase: MTVRIGINGFGRIGRTYLRAALANDADVEVVAVNDLTDAATLADLLEWDSISGHLDQVTVEGSTIHVGDRSIAVLSEPDPAAIGWGDQGVDVVIESTGRFTDGQKARAHLSGGAKKVIVSAPAKGDVPTFVLGVNDDTLDPSAADVFSNGSCTTNSLAPLAKVLNDSFGIESGLMTTVHAYTGDQRLHDAPHKDLRRARAAALSTIPTTSGAAKAIGTVIPELDGRLTGFALRVPVPVGSITDLTAVLDKTVSVDDVNAAFKEASESQRLGRYLQYSTAPIVSADIAGNPYSSIYDAPLTKVAGRQVKVLGWYDNEWGFSNRLVEFSERIGSAL; this comes from the coding sequence ATGACTGTACGAATCGGAATCAACGGATTCGGCCGCATCGGGCGCACCTACCTGCGCGCCGCACTGGCCAATGACGCCGACGTCGAGGTGGTCGCCGTCAACGACCTCACCGACGCCGCCACCCTGGCCGACCTGCTCGAATGGGACTCCATCTCCGGGCATCTCGACCAGGTCACGGTCGAGGGGAGCACCATCCACGTCGGCGACCGCTCGATCGCGGTCCTCTCCGAGCCCGACCCCGCCGCCATCGGCTGGGGGGACCAGGGGGTCGACGTCGTCATCGAGTCGACCGGTCGCTTCACCGATGGGCAGAAGGCCCGGGCGCACCTGTCGGGCGGGGCGAAGAAGGTCATCGTATCGGCCCCGGCCAAGGGAGACGTGCCCACCTTCGTCCTCGGAGTCAACGACGACACTCTCGACCCGAGCGCCGCCGACGTCTTCTCAAACGGGTCGTGCACCACCAACTCGCTGGCCCCGCTGGCCAAGGTGCTCAACGACTCCTTCGGCATCGAGTCCGGCCTGATGACCACCGTGCACGCCTACACCGGCGACCAGCGCCTCCACGACGCCCCGCACAAGGACCTCCGCCGCGCCCGCGCCGCCGCCCTGTCCACCATCCCCACCACCTCGGGGGCCGCCAAGGCCATCGGCACGGTGATCCCGGAACTGGACGGACGGCTCACCGGATTCGCGCTGAGGGTCCCGGTGCCGGTCGGCTCCATCACCGATCTCACCGCCGTGCTGGACAAGACGGTGAGCGTCGACGACGTCAACGCGGCCTTCAAGGAGGCGTCGGAGTCGCAGCGTCTGGGCAGGTACCTCCAGTACTCGACGGCCCCGATCGTCTCGGCCGACATCGCCGGCAACCCCTACTCCTCGATCTACGACGCCCCGCTGACCAAGGTCGCCGGACGCCAGGTCAAGGTGCTCGGCTGGTACGACAACGAGTGGGGATTCTCGAACCGGCTCGTCGAGTTCTCCGAGAGGATCGGCTCGGCCCTCTGA
- a CDS encoding HEAT repeat domain-containing protein, producing MTTNPRNPRTTEQLIRALESTSPSQRLQVAMAAGADPQPGDVPVLIGRAGVDPDFFVRDMLVWALLSHPADVTVPALIAELGSANPEARAQALHALSKVGDPRGWPAVTDEFIASEDVEIARAAWRAAVALVPDGGQEALARRLATQLGRGDRGMRLSLGMALLGLGEASRPVLDEVAAEGGRRARVHARAVLTMLDDPDTAFDDAVEEAKRVYALGE from the coding sequence ATGACCACGAACCCCAGGAACCCCCGTACGACAGAGCAGCTCATCCGGGCCCTCGAATCCACCTCGCCCTCGCAGCGGCTTCAGGTGGCGATGGCCGCCGGAGCCGATCCGCAGCCCGGTGATGTGCCCGTGCTCATCGGGCGCGCCGGCGTCGATCCCGACTTCTTCGTCCGCGACATGCTCGTCTGGGCGCTGCTCAGTCACCCCGCCGACGTCACCGTCCCGGCCCTCATCGCCGAGCTCGGATCGGCCAACCCCGAGGCCAGGGCGCAGGCCCTCCACGCTCTGTCGAAGGTGGGCGATCCGCGCGGCTGGCCGGCCGTCACCGACGAGTTCATCGCATCCGAGGATGTCGAGATCGCCAGGGCGGCATGGCGGGCAGCGGTCGCGCTGGTGCCCGACGGCGGTCAGGAGGCCCTGGCCCGGCGTCTGGCCACCCAGCTGGGACGCGGCGATCGAGGCATGAGGCTCAGCCTCGGGATGGCTCTGCTGGGCCTGGGCGAGGCCTCGCGCCCCGTCCTGGACGAGGTGGCCGCCGAGGGCGGGCGGCGTGCCCGGGTGCATGCCCGGGCCGTCCTCACCATGCTGGACGATCCCGACACCGCATTCGATGACGCCGTCGAGGAGGCCAAGCGGGTCTACGCCCTGGGAGAATGA
- a CDS encoding MerR family transcriptional regulator, which yields MLIGEVSRRSGVSVRMLRHYDRIGLVKPSARTGTGYREYGPQDLQRLLAAEALRTLGLSLAQVGQALDDPDFDAAGVIERLIGETEARIAAEHSLLVRLRGIEASEPRSRQDVLDVVGLLSALRSGDPARRVAAALSTGSEPTGEEGPRMAGQLVDSYLDEPDDGVAGTLRWAVARAGRPALEALADRARDIDRQVRLRIVLALDEFDDPASSSLLAGFLGDPDLAVAGHAALFLARRGSGAAEPRVLIARLVTMVVAGMNDVEAAEALATLAHASPDAAAEVVDALSARLDSRGADASQVRSRIAQALGEVGGTDAAEVLAGLARDPDPAVRSVAEYLLG from the coding sequence ATGCTGATCGGTGAGGTGTCGCGTCGCTCCGGGGTGAGCGTGAGGATGCTGCGCCACTACGACCGCATCGGCCTGGTGAAGCCCTCGGCGCGCACCGGCACCGGATACCGCGAGTACGGGCCGCAGGATCTCCAGCGGCTGCTGGCGGCCGAGGCGCTGCGCACCCTGGGCCTGTCCCTGGCCCAGGTGGGGCAGGCCCTGGATGATCCCGACTTCGACGCCGCCGGGGTGATCGAGCGGCTCATCGGCGAGACCGAGGCCAGGATCGCCGCCGAGCACTCACTCCTGGTTCGCCTGCGCGGGATCGAGGCCAGCGAGCCCCGCAGCCGCCAGGACGTTCTCGACGTCGTCGGGCTGCTGTCGGCACTGCGCTCGGGAGACCCCGCCCGGCGCGTCGCCGCGGCGCTGTCGACAGGGTCCGAGCCGACGGGTGAGGAGGGCCCGCGGATGGCCGGTCAACTCGTCGACAGCTATCTGGACGAGCCCGATGACGGCGTCGCCGGCACCCTGCGCTGGGCGGTGGCCCGTGCGGGACGCCCCGCTCTGGAGGCGCTGGCGGACAGAGCGCGCGACATCGACCGGCAGGTGCGCCTGAGGATCGTGCTCGCACTCGACGAGTTCGACGATCCCGCCTCGTCGTCCCTGCTCGCAGGCTTCCTCGGCGATCCGGACCTGGCCGTCGCCGGGCACGCCGCCCTCTTCCTGGCACGGCGTGGATCGGGCGCCGCCGAGCCCAGGGTGCTCATCGCCCGGCTCGTGACGATGGTGGTCGCGGGAATGAATGACGTCGAGGCGGCCGAGGCGCTGGCGACACTCGCCCACGCCTCGCCCGATGCGGCTGCCGAGGTGGTCGACGCGCTGTCCGCCCGTCTGGACTCCCGCGGCGCCGATGCCTCGCAGGTCCGCAGCCGGATCGCCCAGGCTCTCGGGGAGGTCGGCGGGACGGACGCCGCAGAGGTGCTGGCGGGGCTCGCCCGGGACCCCGACCCGGCGGTGCGGTCTGTGGCCGAATACCTGCTGGGCTAG
- a CDS encoding sensor histidine kinase yields the protein MRSSPVSRWFSNVGRRYGYEFCGFVVAVVAFVLVIPFFFLGVGTTIIWIGLPILVFATLLARGFAFTERAMMRGMLRVDAPTPQRREPRAGAGWFSRMLTPLRDPQSWLNMAWVFVDFFLKVVTFIISTVWFAASLVTIAGPVTEILLRLVLPEDDYSGLGELLGFRGQAALVFDLVSEFLVGLVFLLTLSPVLRGLTGLHRAISHGMLCSRWDAQQELERTRASRSAGRVAESEGLRRLERDLHDGPQQRLIRSSMDLARAERLLGNDPERAASLIGEIRSQTNATLAELRQLSRGIAPPLLVDRGLEAALAEIAGNSTIPTSVDCPPGRLPLHVETGIYYVASEALANANKHSRAASITITVTLDRRNARVRIVDDGIGGAQNLAGHGLQGLAERVASLEGALRIDSPAGEGTTVEAVIPCES from the coding sequence ATGCGAAGTTCACCGGTGTCACGATGGTTCTCGAATGTGGGGCGGCGCTACGGCTACGAGTTCTGCGGGTTCGTCGTCGCCGTGGTCGCCTTCGTCCTGGTGATCCCCTTCTTCTTCCTCGGGGTCGGCACCACCATCATCTGGATCGGCCTGCCGATCCTGGTCTTCGCCACCCTGCTGGCCAGGGGCTTCGCGTTCACCGAGCGCGCGATGATGCGAGGGATGCTGAGGGTCGACGCCCCGACTCCGCAGCGCAGGGAGCCCCGCGCCGGGGCGGGCTGGTTCTCGAGGATGCTGACGCCGCTGCGCGACCCCCAGTCGTGGCTCAACATGGCCTGGGTCTTCGTCGACTTCTTCCTGAAGGTCGTCACCTTCATCATCTCCACCGTCTGGTTCGCAGCCTCCCTGGTGACGATCGCCGGGCCCGTCACCGAGATCCTGCTGCGACTGGTGCTGCCGGAGGACGACTACAGCGGTCTGGGCGAGCTGCTGGGGTTCAGGGGCCAGGCCGCACTGGTCTTCGACCTCGTCTCCGAGTTCCTCGTCGGGCTGGTCTTCCTGCTCACCCTGTCCCCCGTGCTGCGCGGCCTGACCGGCCTGCACCGGGCCATCAGTCACGGCATGTTGTGCTCGCGCTGGGACGCCCAGCAGGAGCTGGAGCGCACCAGGGCGTCGCGCTCGGCCGGCCGGGTGGCGGAGTCCGAGGGGCTGCGCCGGCTGGAACGGGATCTGCACGACGGGCCGCAGCAGCGCCTCATCCGCTCCTCGATGGATCTGGCCCGGGCCGAGCGCCTCCTCGGCAATGATCCGGAGCGGGCCGCCTCTCTCATCGGCGAGATCCGCAGCCAGACCAACGCCACGCTGGCGGAGCTGCGTCAGCTGTCGCGCGGCATCGCCCCGCCGCTGCTGGTGGACCGCGGGCTGGAGGCGGCGCTGGCCGAGATCGCCGGCAACTCGACGATCCCGACGTCGGTCGACTGCCCTCCGGGACGACTCCCCCTGCATGTGGAGACCGGCATCTACTACGTGGCCTCCGAGGCCCTGGCCAATGCGAACAAGCACTCCCGGGCGGCGTCCATCACGATCACCGTGACCCTCGACCGTCGCAACGCGAGGGTGCGTATCGTCGACGACGGGATCGGTGGAGCCCAGAACCTGGCGGGCCACGGTCTGCAAGGATTGGCCGAGCGGGTGGCCTCGCTGGAGGGCGCCCTGAGAATCGACTCCCCGGCCGGGGAGGGCACCACGGTGGAGGCGGTGATCCCATGCGAATCGTGA